A single region of the Micropterus dolomieu isolate WLL.071019.BEF.003 ecotype Adirondacks linkage group LG18, ASM2129224v1, whole genome shotgun sequence genome encodes:
- the wu:fb55g09 gene encoding uncharacterized protein wu:fb55g09: protein MLSEMMCRRSCQQQQQQQQQDGKGAPQRDLSSRRKHGWSKSCRGRLQGRRTGGGGWPRERNHPHQHLQRHHPHHNHPRQLQRPVLSLRPVNVKGNRARGMRAPKNTNQFLMHEKYQMLHMRSDSVGSDSGSSSDSDVELTDMDSYLGVLENARGALLDSPNPHGSTTPPGQFLVLHGDSLRLHEDSLRLQEDSMQYFPSEDDLMQSQNFMQKDFVEFCDILTS from the coding sequence atgcTGTCAGAGATGATGTGCAGGAGAagctgccaacagcagcagcagcagcagcagcaggatgggAAAGGGGCTCCGCAGAGGGACCTTTCCAGCCGCAGGAAGCACGGCTGGTCCAAGAGCTGCAGGGGGCGCCTGCAGGGGCGAAGGACAGGAGGGGGAGGGTGGCCGAGAGAGCGCAATCATCCCCACCAGCACCTTCAACGTCATCATCCTCATCACAATCATCCCAGACAACTCCAGAGGCCGGTGCTGTCCCTCCGGCCCGTTAACGTCAAAGGAAACAGAGCGAGGGGGATGCGAGCCCCCAAGAACACCAACCAGTTTCTGATGCATGAGAAGTACCAGATGCTGCATATGCGCTCAGACTCGGTGGGGAGCGACAGCGGCAGCAGCTCTGACAGCGACGTGGAGCTCACAGACATGGACTCATACCTGGGCGTCCTGGAGAATGCCAGAGGAGCCCTCTTGGACAGTCCCAACCCACACGGTTCAACGACACCACCAGGACAGTTCCTGGTATTGCACGGGGACAGTCTGCGTCTGCACGAGGACAGTCTGCGTCTGCAAGAGGACAGCATGCAGTATTTTCCCTCTGAGGATGACCTAATGCAGAGTCAGAATTTCATGCAGAAGGACTTTGTTGAGTTCTGTGACATTCTGACATCCTGA
- the LOC123986733 gene encoding skin secretory protein xP2-like — protein MTTLLAASLSPGLLALLAPGRLFPRPLTSKGLVPSLLTPRGLVPGLLALQRLAPCLVPGLLALQRLAPCLVPGLLALQRLAPCLVPGLLALQRLKLPGRLEGDVGPDDEQPRIWHLHQLRWWSSRFLFLVLRRWSDLHLLCRWSDQHQLIPVPSSVARPTPVPSSVARPTPVPSSVARPAPADRQGAGGEGETSLEAGQGARDRGAPAPASPVVRPTPAPLVAQLIPVPSSVARPTTPVPSSVARPVPAPRVRSMVPGPAVQSVVRPTPADRQGAGGEGEPFQETGDEGEICPKVSAGVADDGRDPPEAEEGEASPKVGPGTGVGSPGSPVAEHS, from the exons ATGACAA cgctgctagccgccAGCCTGAgccccggcctgctagcgctgctagctccAGGCCGTCTGTTCCCCAGGCCACTAACCTCCAAAGGACTTGTTCCCAGCCTACTAACCCCAAGAGGACTTgttcccggcctgctagcgctccAGCGGCTAGCTCCCTGCCTGgttcccggcctgctagcgctccAGCGGCTAGCTCCCTGCCTGgttcccggcctgctagcgctccAGCGGCTAGCTCCCTGCCTGgttcccggcctgctagcgctccAGCGGCTCAAACTTCCAG GCCGGCTGGAGGGCGACGTAGGCCCCGACGATGAGCAGCCAAGAATCTGGCACCtgcaccagctccgttggtggtccagccgattcctgttcctcgtgctccgtcggtggtccgacctgCACCTTCTTTgccggtggtccgaccaacaccagctgattcctgttccctcgtcggtggcccgaccgactcctgttccctcgtcggtggcccgaccgactcctgttccctcgtcggtggcccGACCGGCACCAGCAGACCGACAGGGGGCCGGCGGTGAAGGCGAGACCTCTCTGGAGGCTGGGCAGGGGGCCAGAGACAGGGGGGCACCTGCACCGGCTTCgccggtggtccgaccaacaccggCTCCATTGGTGGCCCAGCTGattcctgttccctcgtcggtggcccgaccgacgactcctgttccctcgtcggtggcccGGCCGgttccagctcctcgtgtccggtccatggtccccggcccagctgtccagtcggtggtcagaccgactccagcagACCGACAGGGGGCCGGCGGTGAAGGAGAACCCTTCCAAGAGACCGGCGACGAAGGCGAGATCTGTCCAAAGGTCTCAGCAGGGGTTGCAGATGACGGAAGGGACCCGCCAGAGGCCGAAGAAGGCGAGGCTTCTCCAAAGGTCGGGCCGGGGACTGGCGTAGGGAGCCCGGGATCTCCGGTGGCAGAGCACAGCTGA
- the hgh1 gene encoding protein HGH1 homolog produces MLSDSKAAELLSFLTAGTRPDVKGHATEYILGLSGHRDGCRFLRSKPDILIALFALTRDPSIAIVKDCYHILINLSADETLHQVLVTDVKVLPVLFKNLLDPEYLFSDQVCTILSNLTRLDKTCKTVFKVLQEEVGLAQLVEVFCTKGYNKNANLHYIGPLLSNLTQLPEARNFMMDKNRCVIQRLLPFTQYQASVVRRGGVIGTLRNCCFDHANHEWLLSDAVDILPFLLLPLAGPEELTEEENEGLPVDLQYLPEDKKREEDADIRKMLLETLLLLTATKAGRQTLKDKSVYPIMREFHNWEKDVHVTAACEKLVQVLIGDEPEQGMENLMELEIPEDVEKKLKEADIREQQELESEQERMRKEEEEGKKEEQ; encoded by the exons GGGACTCTCTGGACACAG ggATGGCTGCCGATTCCTCCGCTCTAAACCTGACATACTTATTGCTCTGTTTGCTCTGACTCGTGACCCCTCTATTGCTATAGTGAAGGACTGTTACCACATCCTCATCAACCTGTCAGCTGACGAGACTCTGCACCAG GTTTTGGTGACAGATGTCAAAGTTCTTCCAGTGTTGTTTAAGAACCTTCTGGATCCAGAGTACCTGTTCTCTGATCAGGTCTGCACCATCTTGTCCAACCTGACCCGCCTAGACAAGACCTGCAAGACTGTGTTCAAG GTCCTTCAGGAGGAGGTTGGTCTGGCTCAGCTGGTGGAGGTCTTTTGTACTAAAGGCTACAACAAGAATGCTAATCTCCACTACATAGGTCCTCTGCTGTCCAACCTGACACAGCTGCCCGAGGCCAGAAACTTCATGATGGACAAGAACAG gtgtgtaaTCCAGAGGTTGTTGCCCTTCACTCAGTACCAGGCATCAGTGGTGAGGAGGGGAGGGGTCATAGGCACCCTGCGCAACTGTTGCTTTGACCACG CCAACCATGAGTGGTTACTAAGTGACGCTGTGGACATCCTGCCCTTCCTCCTGCTGCCGCTGGCTGGTCCAGAGGAGctgacagaggaagaaaatgaaG GCCTGCCGGTGGACCTGCAGTACCTCCCAGAGgacaagaagagagaagaagacgCCGACATCAGAAAGATGCTGCTGGAAACACTTTTACTG CTGACAGCGACCAAAGCCGGCCGGCAGACACTAAAAGACAAGAGCGTTTATCCGATCATGAGAGAGTTCCACAACTGGGAGAAGGACGTCCACGTTACAGCAGCCTGTGAGAAACTGGTCCAG GTGCTGATAGGAGATGAGCCAGAGCAGGGGATGGAGAACCTGATGGAGTTGGAGATTCCCGAGGACGTGGAGAAGAAACTGAAGGAGGCTGACATCAGAGAACAGCAGGAGCTGGAGAGTGAACAGGAGAGGatgagaaaggaggaggaagagggaaaaaaagaagaacagtGA